A genomic segment from Streptomyces sp. TLI_235 encodes:
- a CDS encoding membrane protein — MHLTARPRAAPDPPSRACAGEVGAAQYGRGVQAAGSTPRETPGQAHDRPSRRRGGRRRARRNGWRQTLWALLKDTTDTCVEYRVTGLAAEAAFFTLLSIPPLLLCLAGTLGYLDDILGAGTIDKLKNDVVSASETVLSPDSVDQIVQPLLTGVFDKARPDLISIGFLLSLWSGSRALYIFIDTITVMYGLDGKRGIVKTRLMSLGLYLGALLIGSLVLPLLVAGPGLVIGALPNSAGLVNALYWPAAILLLVIFLTTLYHVAVPANTPWREDIPGALVALLVLVVCSVLLRVYLVSSVEGPSVYGSLAAPVAVLLWIFVVALAVLIGAAMNAAIDRRWPSVETADARAQNERASEAAAATVVREAAARRALQRAQLVRELGLADGGEDEDEDDDEGHAPAEYPERWAEVLPPDSLLRRILGGGARRQAPPPPDTDRPTAPPRSSPHHHPHPQQPLRQPEPLYPPPPPPMPPVPPVQSPRTPWDGR; from the coding sequence GTGCACCTGACGGCCCGTCCGCGGGCCGCCCCGGACCCCCCTTCGCGCGCGTGCGCGGGGGAGGTAGGCGCTGCCCAGTACGGTAGGGGCGTGCAAGCAGCAGGCAGTACTCCGCGGGAGACCCCCGGCCAGGCCCACGACCGGCCCTCGCGCCGCAGGGGCGGACGCCGCCGCGCCCGCCGCAACGGCTGGCGCCAGACCCTGTGGGCCCTGCTCAAGGACACCACCGACACCTGCGTCGAGTACCGCGTCACCGGCCTCGCCGCCGAGGCCGCCTTCTTCACCCTGCTGTCCATCCCGCCGCTGCTGCTCTGCCTCGCCGGCACCCTCGGCTACCTCGACGACATCCTCGGCGCCGGCACCATCGACAAGCTGAAGAACGACGTCGTCTCGGCATCCGAAACGGTCCTCTCACCGGATTCGGTCGACCAGATCGTCCAACCCCTGCTGACCGGCGTCTTCGACAAGGCCCGGCCGGACCTCATCTCGATCGGTTTCCTGCTCTCGCTGTGGTCGGGCTCCCGGGCGCTCTACATCTTCATCGACACCATCACCGTCATGTACGGCCTCGACGGCAAGCGGGGCATCGTCAAGACCCGCCTGATGTCGCTCGGCCTCTACCTCGGCGCGCTCCTCATCGGCTCGCTCGTCCTGCCGCTGCTCGTCGCCGGCCCCGGCCTGGTGATCGGCGCCCTGCCCAACTCCGCCGGCCTGGTCAACGCGCTCTACTGGCCCGCCGCGATCCTGCTCCTGGTGATCTTCCTCACCACGCTCTACCACGTCGCCGTCCCCGCCAACACGCCCTGGCGCGAGGACATCCCCGGCGCCCTGGTCGCCCTGCTCGTCCTCGTGGTGTGCAGCGTGCTGCTCCGCGTCTACCTGGTCAGCTCGGTCGAGGGCCCCTCCGTCTACGGCTCGCTCGCCGCCCCGGTCGCCGTGCTGCTGTGGATCTTCGTGGTCGCGCTCGCCGTCCTCATCGGCGCCGCCATGAACGCCGCGATCGACCGCCGCTGGCCCAGCGTCGAGACCGCCGACGCCCGTGCCCAGAACGAGCGCGCCAGCGAGGCCGCCGCCGCCACCGTCGTCCGCGAGGCCGCCGCCCGCCGCGCCCTCCAGCGTGCCCAGCTCGTTCGCGAGCTCGGTCTCGCCGACGGCGGCGAGGACGAGGACGAGGACGACGACGAGGGCCATGCCCCCGCCGAGTACCCCGAGCGCTGGGCCGAGGTGCTGCCCCCGGACAGCCTGCTGCGCCGCATCCTCGGCGGCGGCGCCCGCCGCCAGGCCCCGCCGCCCCCCGACACCGACCGCCCGACCGCCCCGCCGCGGTCCTCCCCGCACCACCACCCGCACCCCCAGCAGCCCCTCCGGCAGCCCGAACCGCTCTACCCCCCGCCACCGCCCCCGATGCCCCCCGTCCCCCCGGTGCAGTCCCCCCGCACCCCCTGGGACGGCAGGTAG
- a CDS encoding adenylylsulfate kinase encodes MTTADTLDAGEAAEAARAAAPCERGATVWLTGLPSAGKTTLAFALAERLRAEGHRVEVLDGDEIREFLSKGLGFTKEDRHTNVTRIGFVAEKLASNGVKVLAPVIAPYADSRTAVRERHAANGTDFLEIHVATPVELCAERDVKGLYAKQAAGEISGLTGVDDPYEAPQNPELRLQTQGRAVAESAAELHAFLTTRGLA; translated from the coding sequence GTGACCACAGCCGACACACTGGACGCCGGGGAAGCCGCAGAGGCGGCCCGCGCGGCCGCCCCCTGCGAGCGCGGCGCCACCGTGTGGCTGACCGGGCTGCCCAGCGCGGGCAAGACCACCCTGGCCTTCGCGCTGGCCGAGCGGCTGCGCGCCGAGGGCCACCGGGTGGAGGTCCTGGACGGTGACGAGATCCGCGAGTTCCTCTCCAAGGGCCTCGGCTTCACCAAGGAGGACCGGCACACCAACGTGACCCGGATCGGCTTCGTCGCCGAGAAGCTGGCCTCGAACGGTGTCAAGGTGCTCGCCCCGGTGATCGCCCCCTACGCGGACTCCCGCACCGCCGTCCGTGAGCGGCACGCCGCCAACGGCACCGACTTCCTGGAGATCCACGTCGCCACCCCGGTGGAGCTCTGCGCCGAGCGCGACGTCAAGGGCCTGTACGCCAAGCAGGCCGCCGGCGAGATCTCCGGTCTCACCGGTGTCGACGACCCGTACGAGGCGCCGCAGAACCCCGAGCTGCGCCTGCAGACCCAGGGCCGCGCGGTCGCCGAATCCGCCGCAGAGCTGCACGCCTTCCTGACGACGAGGGGCCTCGCATGA
- a CDS encoding phosphoadenylylsulfate reductase (thioredoxin), giving the protein MSTATDYEALATTAARDLEDATAQEILQWAADTFGKRFCVTSSMEDAVVAHLASTVLPGVDVVFLDTGYHFAETIGTRDAVAATMPVNVITLTPKLTVAEQDARYGPNLHDRDPDLCCSLRKVEPLNRGLGAYDAWATGLRRDESPSRANTPVVAWDAKRRKVKLAPIARWTQDDVDAYVQANGVLLNPLLWEGYTSIGCSPLSCTAKPGEGEEGRAGRWAGSGKTECGIHL; this is encoded by the coding sequence ATGAGCACGGCGACCGACTACGAGGCACTGGCCACCACGGCCGCCCGCGACCTCGAGGACGCGACCGCGCAGGAGATCCTGCAGTGGGCCGCCGACACCTTCGGCAAGCGGTTCTGCGTCACCTCCTCGATGGAGGACGCGGTCGTCGCCCACCTCGCCTCCACCGTGCTGCCCGGCGTCGACGTGGTCTTCCTGGACACCGGCTACCACTTCGCCGAGACCATCGGCACCCGGGACGCGGTGGCCGCGACCATGCCGGTCAACGTCATCACGCTCACCCCGAAGCTCACCGTCGCCGAGCAGGACGCCCGGTACGGGCCGAACCTGCACGACCGCGACCCGGACCTGTGCTGCTCGCTGCGCAAGGTCGAGCCGCTGAACCGCGGCCTCGGCGCGTACGACGCCTGGGCGACCGGGCTGCGCCGCGACGAGTCGCCGTCCCGGGCGAACACCCCGGTGGTGGCCTGGGACGCCAAGCGCCGCAAGGTGAAGCTCGCGCCGATCGCCCGCTGGACGCAGGACGACGTCGACGCCTACGTGCAGGCCAACGGCGTGCTGCTCAACCCGCTGCTGTGGGAGGGCTACACCTCCATCGGCTGCTCGCCGCTCTCGTGCACCGCCAAGCCCGGCGAGGGCGAGGAGGGCCGGGCCGGCCGCTGGGCGGGCTCCGGCAAGACCGAGTGCGGCATCCACCTCTGA
- a CDS encoding sulfite reductase (ferredoxin) has product MAPTPEPVEPTVAGAPVRRPAAARKVTRHRGEGQWGMGHFTPLNANEQFKKDDDGLNVRTRIETIYAHRGFDSIDPADLRGRMRWWGLYTQRKEGIDGGKTAILDPHELDAEYFMLRVRIDGGQLTVAQLRAIAEVSELYGRGTADLTDRQNVQYHWIRIEDVPSIWQKLEAVGLSTTEACGDTPRVILGSPVAGIAEDEIIDGTPAIAEIQRRFIGNKEFSNLPRKFKSAISGSPLLDVAHEINDIAFVGVVHPEHGPGFDLWVGGGLSTNPKLGVRLGAWVPLEQVPDVYGGVIGIFRDYGYRRLRNRARLKFLVADWGVEKFRRVLEDEYLKTELVDGPAPAEPVARWRDHVGVHRQKDGRYYVGFAPRVGRVNGKVLGQIADLAEQHGSDRLRTTAEQKMIVLDVAEDRVDSLVAGLEALDLQVKPSPFRRGTMACTGIEYCKLAIVETKERGRTLIDELEQRLPDFDEPLTININGCPNACARIQVADIGLKGQLVTDDDGEQVEGYQVHLGGALGLEAGFGRKVRGLKVTKDGLPDYVERVLTRYRADRHEGERFAQWTARATEDQLS; this is encoded by the coding sequence ATGGCCCCTACTCCCGAACCGGTCGAGCCCACGGTCGCCGGCGCCCCCGTGCGCCGCCCCGCCGCCGCCCGCAAGGTGACCCGCCACCGCGGCGAGGGTCAGTGGGGCATGGGCCACTTCACGCCGCTGAACGCCAACGAGCAGTTCAAGAAGGACGACGACGGTCTCAATGTGCGGACACGCATTGAGACGATCTACGCGCACCGCGGCTTCGACTCCATCGACCCGGCGGACCTGCGCGGCCGGATGCGCTGGTGGGGCCTGTACACCCAGCGCAAGGAGGGCATCGACGGCGGCAAGACGGCCATCCTCGACCCCCACGAGCTGGACGCCGAGTACTTCATGCTCCGGGTCCGCATCGACGGCGGCCAGCTGACGGTCGCCCAGCTGCGGGCGATCGCCGAGGTCTCCGAGCTGTACGGCCGCGGCACCGCCGACCTGACCGACCGGCAGAACGTCCAGTACCACTGGATCCGGATCGAGGACGTCCCGTCGATCTGGCAGAAGCTGGAGGCCGTCGGCCTGTCCACCACCGAGGCCTGCGGCGACACCCCGCGCGTCATCCTGGGCTCGCCGGTCGCCGGTATCGCCGAGGACGAGATCATCGACGGCACGCCCGCGATCGCCGAGATCCAGCGCCGCTTCATCGGCAACAAGGAATTCTCCAACCTGCCGCGCAAGTTCAAGTCCGCGATCTCCGGCTCGCCGCTGCTGGACGTGGCGCACGAGATCAACGACATCGCCTTCGTCGGCGTCGTCCACCCCGAGCACGGCCCCGGCTTCGACCTCTGGGTCGGCGGCGGCCTGTCCACCAACCCCAAGCTGGGCGTCCGGCTCGGCGCCTGGGTGCCGCTGGAGCAGGTCCCGGACGTGTACGGCGGTGTCATCGGCATCTTCCGCGACTACGGCTACCGCCGGCTGCGCAACCGCGCCCGGCTGAAGTTCCTGGTCGCCGACTGGGGCGTGGAGAAGTTCCGCCGGGTGCTGGAGGACGAGTACCTCAAGACCGAGCTCGTCGACGGCCCCGCGCCGGCCGAGCCGGTCGCCCGCTGGCGGGACCACGTCGGCGTCCACCGGCAGAAGGACGGCCGCTACTACGTCGGCTTCGCGCCGCGCGTCGGCCGGGTCAACGGCAAGGTCCTCGGCCAGATCGCCGACCTCGCCGAGCAGCACGGCTCGGACCGCCTGCGCACCACCGCCGAGCAGAAGATGATCGTCCTCGACGTCGCCGAGGACCGCGTCGACTCCCTGGTGGCCGGCCTGGAGGCGCTCGACCTGCAGGTCAAGCCGTCCCCGTTCCGCCGCGGCACGATGGCCTGCACCGGCATCGAGTACTGCAAGCTCGCCATCGTCGAGACCAAGGAGCGCGGCCGCACCCTGATCGACGAGCTCGAGCAGCGCCTGCCGGACTTCGACGAGCCGCTCACCATCAACATCAACGGCTGCCCCAACGCCTGCGCCCGCATCCAGGTGGCGGACATCGGTCTCAAGGGCCAGCTGGTCACCGACGACGACGGCGAGCAGGTCGAGGGCTACCAGGTGCACCTCGGCGGCGCGCTCGGCCTGGAGGCCGGCTTCGGCCGCAAGGTCCGCGGTCTCAAGGTCACCAAGGACGGCCTGCCGGATTACGTCGAGCGCGTGCTGACCCGCTACCGGGCCGACCGCCACGAGGGCGAGCGCTTCGCCCAGTGGACGGCCCGGGCCACCGAGGACCAGCTCTCGTGA